The Primulina tabacum isolate GXHZ01 chromosome 16, ASM2559414v2, whole genome shotgun sequence genome window below encodes:
- the LOC142529903 gene encoding purine permease 3-like yields the protein MEVRMITTGAMKKIFLAINCLILAIGNCGGPLVMRLYFIRGGKRIWFTSWLESGGFPIILIPLLAAYMRRRKAADDAQLFLMKPRLFFGSAAIGILTGLDDYLYAYGVAKIPISTCALIVATHLGFTATFAFLLVKQKFTAYSVNAVVLLTVGAVVLGLHSSGDRPEGENKKEYFLGFFMTMSAAALYGFILPLVELMYLKAKQALNYTLVLEVQLVMCFFATAFCTVGMVIDNDLQAIPREAKEYQLGETKYYVVIICSAILWQCFFLGVVGVIFYSSSLLSGIVITVLLPLTQLLAVVFYHEKFQPEKGVSLFLAVWGFISYFFGEFKTSIKNNDMTRPAETEMIVESHQSGAAAP from the exons ATGGAAGTTCGAATGATCACCACGGGCGCTATGAAGAAAATCTTCTTAGCCATCAACTGTCTAATACTAGCGATCGGCAACTGCGGCGGCCCTTTAGTGATGCGCCTATACTTCATCCGCGGCGGCAAACGAATCTGGTTCACCAGCTGGCTCGAAAGCGGCGGCTTCCCGATAATACTCATCCCCCTCCTCGCTGCCTACATGCGCCGCCGAAAAGCCGCGGACGACGCCCAGCTTTTCCTCATGAAACCCCGCCTCTTCTTCGGATCAGCGGCGATCGGAATACTCACCGGCCTCGACGACTACTTGTATGCGTACGGCGTCGCGAAGATCCCCATCTCGACCTGCGCACTCATCGTCGCCACGCACCTGGGATTCACTGCGACCTTTGCTTTCCTCCTCGTGAAGCAGAAGTTCACGGCGTACTCTGTGAACGCGGTGGTGTTGTTGACGGTCGGAGCGGTGGTTCTTGGGCTTCACTCGAGCGGCGACAGGCCGGAGGGGGAGAATAAAAAGGAGTACTTTCTGGGGTTTTTCATGACGATGTCCGCGGCGGCGCTGTACGGGTTCATCCTGCCATTGGTGGAGCTGATGTATTTGAAGGCTAAACAGGCTTTGAACTACACTTTGGTGCTGGAGGTTCAGTTGGTTATGTGTTTCTTCGCTACTGCGTTTTGCACCGTCGGCATGGTCATCGACAATGATTTGCAG GCAATTCCAAGAGAAGCCAAAGAATACCAACTAGGGGAAACAAAATACTACGTGGTAATAATATGCAGCGCCATTCTTTGGCAGTGTTTCTTCTTGGGCGTGGTCGGGGTTATATTTTACTCCTCCTCCCTATTATCCGGCATCGTCATCACGGTCTTACTGCCGTTAACTCAGTTATTAGCCGTCGTTTTTTATCACGAGAAGTTCCAACCGGAGAAAGGTGTGTCTCTTTTTCTAGCAGTTTGGGGATTCATCTCCTACTTTTTTGGTGAATTTAAGACGTCCATCAAGAACAACGATATGACGAGGCCTGCAGAAACAGAGATGATCGTTGAATCTCACCAATCTGGTGCAGCTGCTCCTTGA
- the LOC142529077 gene encoding LOW QUALITY PROTEIN: putative Peroxidase 48 (The sequence of the model RefSeq protein was modified relative to this genomic sequence to represent the inferred CDS: deleted 2 bases in 2 codons), whose amino-acid sequence MDFTRKLSFLVFLLCVLISLKNQNAETNRKGSFQNADYSQEDPLSILGDILIDIKLQENDIGHPPHEWLRYDYYNESCPFAEQIIRSIVRELYELRPDVAPALLRLSFHDCFVEGCDAPVLLDASDVMESEKDSPPNESLKGFDVIDIIKSELEESCPGVVSCADIIVLAARESVLLAGGPFYPLYTGRKDSTVSFFEEATYELPSPQDDLSKTIESFATRGFDERETVSLLGAHSAGTIHCKFFHNRLYNFSGTDGPDSSLDTEFLELLRSTCNQSHAMPASSPSPSPSFSFSPSPSSALHILTNTTLFQDPGMKMDYEGHRKGFGILYYRSLLQGKGLLFVDQQMTSGEETETWVRAYASDGTLFQRDFGLTMIKLSDLGVLTSPMGQVRLSCRKVN is encoded by the exons ATGGATTTCACAAGAAAACTCAGTTTCCTAGTGTTTCTGCTGTGTGTTTTGATCTCTCTCAAGAACCAAAATGCGGAAACTAACAGAAAGGGTTCGTTTCAGAATGCAGATTACTCTCAAGAAGATCCGCTTTCGATTCTCGGGGATATATTGATCGATATAAAGCTCCAAGAAAATGATATAGGCCACCCTCCTCATGAATGGCTCAGGTATGATTACTATAACGAATCTTGCCCGTTCGCTGAGCAGATAATCCGGTCAATTGTTCGAGAGTTGTAT GAGCTGCGGCCCGATGTCGCCCCAGCTCTGCTGAGACTTTCCTTTCATGATTGCTTTGTGGAA GGATGCGATGCCCCAGTTTTACTGGATGCTAGTGATGTAATGGAGAGTGAAAAGGATTCTCCaccaaatgaatctttaaaGGGCTTTGATGTTATAGACATCATCAAGTCGGAGCTCGAAGAATCGTGCCCTGGAGTCGTTTCTTGCGCTgatattattgttttggcagCTAGAGAGAGTGTTCTTCTT GCTGGTGGTCCTTTCTACCCTCTGTATACAGGTAGAAAAGACAGCACGGTGTCGTTTTTCGAAGAAGCAACATACGAGCTTCCTAGTCCACAAGATGATCTCTCGAAAACCATTGAATCGTTTGCAACT AGAGGATTTGATGAAAGAGAAACTGTCAGTCTATTAG GCGCCCACAGCGCCGGAACAATTCACTGCAAGTTCTTCCACAACCGGCTTTACAACTTCAGTGGAACAGATGGACCCGACTCATCTCTAGATACCGAGTTTCTTGAGCTGCTAAGGTCCACGTGCAATCAAAGTCATGCCATGCCAGCATCATCACCATCACCATCACCGTCGTTTTCGTTTTCTCCTTCTCCTTCATCAGCGTTGCATATTTTAACAAACACCACCTTATTTCAAGATCCGGGGATGAAGATGGATTACGAGGGACATAGAAAAGGTTTCGGTATATTATACTACCGGAGTCTTCTGCAAGGCAAAGGATTGCTCTTCGTTGATCAGCAGATGACATCTGGGGAAGAAACTGAGACTTGGGTTCGAGCCTATGCGTCGGATGGTACCCTGTTTCAGAGGGATTTCGGCCTTACAATGATCAAGCTTTCTGATCTGGGGGTTCTGACCTCACCGATGGGTCAGGTTCGGCTTAGTTGCCGAAAAGTGAACTAA
- the LOC142529411 gene encoding uncharacterized protein LOC142529411, with protein sequence MTSKILQKTFKNLKSVLLQRQQKQPETPLLDPISSPNEPTKGDEHQRCIKTSMYGADQKGFKYLKEEKKTITYSVVKQEKSGFLAVHTLAQKMNDLDLMNVNDDEDHVSDLEEFFHYYSLITCPAYLELVDRFFMDMYSEFIVPHLSKSVHSSMRELGSASVHSSMRKLGGLASAHSSMRSLGPLNL encoded by the coding sequence ATGACGAgcaaaatcttgcaaaaaacaTTCAAGAATCTCAAATCTGTGCTATTACAGAGGCAACAAAAGCAACCTGAAACTCCTCTCCTGGATCCTATTTCTTCTCCTAATGAGCCAACAAAAGGTGATGAGCATCAAAGATGTATAAAGACCTCCATGTATGGAGCAGATCAAAAGGGATTCAAGTACTTGAAAGAAGAGAAGAAGACAATTACATACTCTGTAGTGAAACAAGAAAAATCTGGTTTCTTGGCCGTGCACACGTTAGCTCAGAAAATGAACGATTTAGACTTGATGAATGTGAATGATGATGAGGATCATGTGTCGGATTTGGAAGAATTCTTTCACTACTATTCTCTTATTACATGCCCGGCTTATCTTGAACTTGTGGACAGGTTTTTCATGGATATGTATTCAGAATTCATCGTTCCTCACCTGTCGAAAAGTGTCCACAGTTCGATGAGGGAGCTGGGATCAGCCAGCGTTCACAGTTCAATGAGGAAACTTGGAGGATTAGCCAGTGCTCACAGTTCAATGAGGAGTCTAGGCCCTCTAAATCTGTAG